The following coding sequences lie in one Pseudomonas svalbardensis genomic window:
- a CDS encoding DUF4124 domain-containing protein yields MRTFFLTASLLIGISPLCMAAQIYKWVDAQGVTHFDAQPPQGREATTVVTPSLPASNQPPPQRSGAIGDQQAIDNKVKKQVAEQQAQLKAFCEQARTNLAQLQNNPRIREDVDGEMRRLTDQQRQERITEAQKQIADNCQ; encoded by the coding sequence ATGCGAACGTTTTTCCTGACCGCCAGCCTGCTGATTGGCATCAGCCCTTTGTGCATGGCCGCTCAGATCTACAAATGGGTCGACGCTCAGGGCGTTACCCACTTCGACGCCCAGCCGCCCCAAGGCCGGGAAGCCACCACCGTGGTCACGCCCTCGCTGCCCGCCAGTAACCAGCCCCCGCCGCAACGCAGCGGTGCCATTGGCGATCAACAGGCCATCGATAATAAAGTGAAAAAGCAGGTCGCCGAGCAGCAAGCCCAGCTAAAGGCATTCTGCGAACAGGCGCGGACGAACCTGGCTCAACTGCAGAACAATCCGCGAATACGGGAGGATGTCGACGGTGAGATGCGCCGCCTGACTGACCAGCAACGTCAGGAGCGCATCACCGAAGCACAGAAGCAGATTGCGGATAACTGCCAGTAG
- a CDS encoding YqcC family protein, with product MDARFPKIAEQLLLIERELRVQGWWDEVSPSAEALSSVEPFSVDTLDFEQWLQWIFLPRMKVILEQDMPLPNASGIQEMAEMVFAARNVQGKDRQLQVLLKEFDLLITAYR from the coding sequence ATGGATGCACGCTTTCCGAAGATTGCTGAACAGTTGCTATTGATCGAGCGCGAGCTGCGGGTTCAGGGTTGGTGGGACGAGGTCTCGCCCTCCGCCGAAGCGCTTTCCAGTGTCGAACCATTCTCGGTCGATACGCTGGATTTCGAGCAGTGGCTGCAATGGATCTTCCTTCCGCGGATGAAGGTGATCCTCGAGCAGGATATGCCCTTGCCAAACGCTTCGGGAATTCAGGAGATGGCCGAAATGGTCTTCGCCGCCCGTAATGTTCAGGGCAAGGACCGGCAGTTGCAGGTGCTGCTCAAAGAGTTTGATCTACTGATCACCGCCTACCGCTAA
- a CDS encoding tetratricopeptide repeat protein yields the protein MNKWLIPAVTAVALLSGCSSVQRGSIPVVDSGSAVSNSERVSANGGFRQTTTKRPAQAQTQAIPQGDTGVVVMVPGGGAVTSAPISTAPITPGPITPGPIDTSPVQSAPVNQGSYSMPSTPSGIPSANSGGLSADEQLDGPVLALLTTAQQQQASGDLNGASSSLERAQRVAPREPQVLYRLAQVRMAQGDAPQAEQFARRGLTFANGRPALQASLWELISQAREKQGDSAGAALARQKAKVSL from the coding sequence GTGAATAAGTGGTTGATTCCAGCGGTTACCGCCGTGGCTTTGCTCAGCGGTTGCTCCTCCGTTCAACGCGGGTCGATTCCGGTTGTGGATTCCGGTAGCGCCGTTTCGAACAGTGAACGGGTTTCGGCGAATGGCGGTTTCCGTCAGACGACGACTAAACGTCCTGCACAAGCCCAGACCCAGGCAATCCCGCAAGGTGATACCGGCGTCGTCGTGATGGTGCCAGGTGGTGGCGCAGTGACGTCGGCACCGATCAGCACTGCGCCGATCACACCAGGCCCGATCACCCCGGGGCCGATCGATACTTCGCCGGTCCAGTCGGCACCGGTCAATCAGGGCAGCTACAGCATGCCGTCGACGCCGAGCGGGATTCCTTCGGCGAACTCCGGTGGCTTGTCTGCCGACGAGCAATTGGACGGTCCGGTTCTGGCCTTGCTGACTACCGCTCAGCAGCAACAGGCGAGCGGTGATCTCAACGGTGCTTCTTCCAGCCTCGAGCGCGCCCAGCGTGTTGCGCCGCGTGAGCCGCAAGTGCTTTATCGTCTGGCTCAGGTGCGCATGGCTCAAGGCGATGCGCCACAAGCCGAGCAGTTTGCTCGTCGTGGCCTGACCTTCGCCAACGGTCGTCCGGCACTTCAGGCCAGTCTGTGGGAGTTGATCTCTCAGGCGCGTGAGAAACAGGGTGATTCCGCTGGCGCAGCATTGGCCCGTCAAAAGGCAAAGGTTTCGCTGTGA